A single region of the Desulfovibrio inopinatus DSM 10711 genome encodes:
- a CDS encoding class IV adenylate cyclase codes for MHLEIERKYCIPGFSTIRKGLRALGAVMHSRMFEENIVYDTPDRRLCTSNMLLRVRQDDQARITLKLPSSMSSDHFKVMEELETVVEDYEIIKMIFHHLGFIESLRYEKIRETWLIAEGTVACLDHLVFGNYIEFEGDADTIEKTATALGLADSDILTENYHQLNCAFRQAQGLPPDDNFVFSEPERSRLIASLSDNNKDVGRKI; via the coding sequence ATGCATCTTGAAATTGAACGAAAGTATTGCATTCCCGGGTTTTCAACAATTCGAAAAGGATTGCGTGCTTTGGGTGCTGTAATGCATTCACGCATGTTTGAGGAGAACATTGTTTACGATACACCGGATCGTCGTTTGTGTACCTCAAATATGTTGTTACGTGTGCGTCAGGATGATCAAGCGCGCATTACTCTCAAACTCCCGTCTTCAATGAGCAGCGATCATTTTAAAGTTATGGAAGAGTTGGAAACAGTTGTTGAAGACTACGAAATCATAAAAATGATTTTCCATCATCTTGGATTTATTGAGTCATTGCGTTACGAAAAAATTCGGGAGACTTGGTTGATTGCTGAAGGAACCGTTGCCTGTTTGGATCATCTTGTTTTTGGCAACTACATTGAATTTGAAGGGGATGCCGATACTATTGAAAAAACGGCAACCGCGCTCGGCTTGGCTGATTCTGATATATTGACAGAGAACTATCACCAGCTCAATTGTGCCTTTCGACAGGCCCAAGGCCTACCCCCTGATGATAATTTTGTCTTTTCCGAACCAGAACGTTCTCGCCTGATTGCATCTCTTTCTGACAACAACAAGGATGTTGGTAGGAAAATCTGA